The proteins below are encoded in one region of Triticum aestivum cultivar Chinese Spring chromosome 1B, IWGSC CS RefSeq v2.1, whole genome shotgun sequence:
- the LOC123115110 gene encoding protein SLOW GREEN 1, chloroplastic, with translation MDIFLLWNMRLKCPTREVVCHCNPPVLFFLVVATAPAMAMSFLSTASTSFVPFRRLSRHKPTVTPSLQFPTNRRRSPSCSLLPPQRRRLSSSKAPTTNLLSSITAASRTLLYLLVASILSLSGVRRPLPSLAAPPPPTQQPQDDTKGQQEEPDQGDQEEEDEAEWFRKEEEEVDAAWMQPSDEEEEEEDDDEVQMYLEVLSEDPGDVDALKCVLFARMRRKDWGGALRYVAQLREAEPGEVEWRLMEALLHELNGDIATAERLFQEVLAEKPLLVRALHGLALCMHKRLEGPTVFEMLEKALQLAVSEERVPEERNIKLLIAQMHVVKGDLDVASEKLRTLINEDPRDFRPHLCQGIVYALLDKKEEADEQFDVYRSLVPDEFPDKSFINDVILSAKEESKDRLQKDFRSEYLSKK, from the exons ATGGATATTTTTCTTCTGTGGAACATGAGGTTGAAGTGCCCCACTCGAGAAGTAGTGTGCCACTGCAATCCCCCTGTCCTCTTTTTCCTCGTTGTGGCCACAGCTCCGGCCATGGCGATGAGCTTCTTGTCCACCGCTAGCACATCGTTCGTGCCCTTCCGCCGCCTCTCCCGCCACAAGCCCACCGTCACCCCCTCGCTCCAGTTCCCCACCAATCGGCGCCGCTCACCCTCCTGctcccttctccctccccaacgCCGGCGCCTCTCCTCTTCCAAGGCCCCCACCACCAACCTCCTCTCATCAATCACGGCCGCCTCGAGAACCCTGCTCTATCTGCTCGTCGCCTCCATCCTCTCCCTCTCCGGCGTCCGGCGCCCCCTCCCGTCACTCGCCGCCCCTCCCCCACCCACGCAGCAACCGCAAGACGACACCAAGGGGCAGCAAGAAGAACCCGACCAAGGGGATCaagaagaggaggacgaggcggagtggtttcggaaggaggaggaggaggtggatgcgGCCTGGATGCAGCcaagcgacgaggaggaggaggaagaggacgacgacgaggtCCAGATGTACCTGGAGGTCCTGAGCGAGGACCCGGGCGACGTGGACGCTCTCAAGTGCGTGCTCTTCGCCAGGATGCGGCGCAAGGACTGGGGCGGCGCGCTGCGCTACGTGGCGCAGCTGCGGGAGGCCGAGCCCGGCGAGGTGGAGTGGCGGCTCATGGAGGCGCTGCTGCACGAGCTCAACGGGGACATCGCCACCGCCGAGCGGCTCTTCCAGGAGGTCCTCGCGGAGAAGCCCCTCCTCGTCCGGGCTCTCCAT GGCCTCGCATTGTGCATGCATAAAAGGCTCGAAGGTCCAACTGTTTTTGAGATGCTGGAGAAAGCTTTGCAACTTGCAGTATCCGAGGAAAGGGTCCCAGAAGAGCGCAACATAAAGCTTCTGATTGCACAGATGCATGTTGTCAAG GGTGACCTGGATGTTGCATCAGAGAAGTTGAGAACTCTTATTAACGAGGATCCAAGGGATTTTCGGCCTCATCTTTGCCAG GGCATTGTATATGCACTTTTGGACAAAAAGGAAGAAGCGGACGAGCAATTTGATGTATATAGAAGCCTTGTGCCGGATGAGTTCCCGGACAAGAGTTTTATCAATGATGTTATACTATCGGCCAAAGAGGAGTCAAAAGATCGGCTACAGAAGGACTTTAGATCAGAGTACCTATCTAAAAAGTGA
- the LOC100037608 gene encoding hypoxanthine-guanine phosphoribosyltransferase: MVSEAANAGIDRVLWTEAEIATRVAEVASELAADISRLAEPAVVVGVATGAFLFLADLVRRVDAPLTVDLVRVESYGDGTESSGRPRVTADLKVDVAGKHVVVVEDIVDTGNTVSCLIAHLQKKGALSISVCTFLDKPARRTVDFQLVGGGKFYRGFECPDSFVVGYGMDYAELYRNLPYVGVLKPEMYSKKTDN; encoded by the exons ATGGTGAGCGAAGCCGCCAACGCCGGCATCGACCGCGTGCTGTGGACGGAGGCCGAGATCGCCACGCGGGTCGCCGAGGTCGCctcggagctcgccgccgacatCAGCCGGCTCGCGGAGCCGGCCGTCGTCGTGGGCGTCGCCACGGGGGCTTTCCTCTTCCTCGCTGACCTTGTGCGGCGCGTCGACGCGCCGCTCACCGTCGACCTCGTGCGCGTCGAGTCGTATGGCGACGGCACCGAGTCCAGCGGCCGGCCCCGGGTCACCGCTGACCTCAAGGTCGACGTCGCCGGGAAGCACGTCGTGGTG GTTGAAGATATTGTGGACACAGGGAATACTGTTTCCTGTCTCATTGCCCATTTACAAAAGAAAGGAGCACTGTCCATATCAGTTTGCACTTTCCTGGACAAACCAGCAAGGAGGACAGTCGATTTTCAGCTAGTAGGGGGTGGAAAATTTTACAGAGGCTTCGAG TGCCCCGACAGCTTTGTTGTTGGCTATGGTATGGATTATGCGGAGCTCTACCGCAACCTGCCCTATGTTGGAGTTCTCAAGCCTGAGATGTACAGTAAGAAAACTGACAACTAG